A genomic stretch from Erysipelothrix sp. HDW6C includes:
- the pyrR gene encoding bifunctional pyr operon transcriptional regulator/uracil phosphoribosyltransferase PyrR codes for MKTIMDESAINRSLIRMTHEIIERNKGLEKVVLLGIETRGATLAFRMARLMQQFEHINVPVASLDVSYWRDDLKSKDQAFKLPISVQDRIVVIVDDVLFKGRTVRAAMDGIVYNGRPQQIQLAVLVDRGHRELPIRADIVGKNIPTSIDESVKVKLNEVDGEECVTLL; via the coding sequence ATGAAAACTATAATGGACGAAAGTGCAATTAATCGCTCATTAATTCGCATGACACATGAAATTATCGAAAGAAATAAAGGTCTTGAAAAGGTTGTTTTATTGGGTATTGAGACTCGTGGTGCAACACTGGCGTTTCGAATGGCTCGTTTAATGCAACAATTTGAGCACATCAATGTTCCTGTGGCATCCCTTGATGTCAGTTATTGGCGCGATGATTTAAAGTCTAAAGACCAGGCTTTTAAATTGCCGATTAGTGTGCAAGACCGAATTGTTGTTATTGTGGACGATGTTTTATTTAAAGGTCGTACAGTACGTGCTGCTATGGATGGGATTGTTTATAATGGACGACCACAACAAATCCAACTTGCTGTCTTAGTAGATCGTGGTCATCGTGAATTACCGATTCGTGCCGATATTGTGGGTAAGAACATCCCGACGTCGATTGATGAATCTGTAAAAGTAAAGTTAAATGAAGTTGATGGGGAAGAGTGCGTAACATTGCTATAA